The following are encoded in a window of Rosa chinensis cultivar Old Blush chromosome 4, RchiOBHm-V2, whole genome shotgun sequence genomic DNA:
- the LOC112198146 gene encoding ABC transporter G family member 21 yields MIPPEQENTMTNTTPTNKSSILSNVSRSENYQTGWVHAEPSAGTTNGSPRLAPDDMPEQPRPSTPHRASVLRESLRPVTLKFEDVTYSIKLEPTKGSCVTSYNEPKQTRNLLNGVSGIVRPGELLAMLGPSGSGKTTLLTALGGRLPGKISGKVTYNGQHFSSSMKHNTGFVTQDDVLYPHLTVLETLTYTALLRLPKQLSKEEKKEQAETVMVELGLTRCSDSVIGGPLLRGLSGGERKRVSIGQEMLVNPSLLLLDEPTSGLDSTTAHRIVATLRLLARGGRTVITTIHQPSSRLYRMFDKVVVLSDGCPIYSGHAGRVMEYFGSVGYEVGFNFINPADFLLDLANGIAPDAKQDDQLEYNGRLDHHEEQNTTKQFLISSYKKNLYPALKAEIQQSQKDPAVLSSSSRTSSSRGSRDYEWTTSWWEQFKVLLLRGLKERKHESFSGLRIFQVMSVAILSGLCWWHSDTSHLQDQVGLLFFFSIFWGFFPLFNAIFAFPMERPMLRKERSSGMYRLSSYYFARTVGDLPMELVLPTVFVTVAYWMGGLKPSLVTYGLTLFIVLYNVLVSQGLGLALGAILMDVKQGTTLASVTMLVFLLVGGYYIQHIPGFIAWLKYISFSHYCYKLLLGVQYSVNEVYECDLGVRCRVLDYPAVKFMGLDGLWSDVAALGVMLVGYRVLAYVALRMGQPH; encoded by the exons ATGATACCGCCGGAGCAGGAAAACACCATGACAAACACTACTCCAACTAACAAGTCTAGCATACTCTCTAATGTAAGCAGGTCTGAGAATTATCAGACGGGCTGGGTTCATGCCGAACCGTCTGCTGGAACTACTAACGGAAGCCCGCGTCTGGCACCGGATGACATGCCGGAACAACCACGTCCGAGTACCCCTCATAGAGCTTCCGTCTTGCGCGAGTCCCTGCGCCCTGTGACACTTAAG TTCGAAGACGTCACCTACAGCATTAAGCTGGAGCCGACAAAGGGTAGTTGCGTCACTTCATATAACGAGCCAAAGCAAACACGAAATCTACTGAATGGGGTGAGTGGGATTGTGCGACCGGGGGAGCTCCTCGCAATGCTGGGGCCCTCCGGCAGCGGCAAGACCACTCTCTTGACGGCACTCGGCGGCCGCCTGCCGGGAAAAATCTCCGGCAAAGTGACCTACAATGGCCAGCATTTCTCAAGCTCCATGAAGCACAACACCGGCTTTGTGACACAAGATGATGTTCTATATCCTCATCTGACTGTGCTCGAAACCCTAACATATACCGCCCTTTTGAGGCTTCCAAAGCAGCTGagcaaggaagagaaaaaagagcaGGCCGAGACGGTTATGGTGGAGCTCGGGTTGACCCGTTGCAGTGACAGTGTTATTGGCGGGCCTTTGCTGCGTGGGCTCTCAGGTGGGGAGAGGAAACGGGTCAGTATCGGGCAGGAGATGCTGGTGAACCCAAGTCTTTTGTTGCTGGACGAGCCTACCTCGGGGCTCGACTCTACCACGGCGCATCGTATAGTTGCTACGCTGCGCCTACTGGCGAGAGGTGGGAGGACAGTGATCACCACCATCCACCAGCCGTCCAGCAGGTTGTATAGGATGTTTGATAAGGTGGTAGTTTTGTCGGACGGGTGCCCGATTTACAGCGGGCATGCAGGTCGGGTCATGGAGTATTTCGGGTCCGTTGGGTATGAGGTCGGGTTCAATTTCATCAACCCGGCAGATTTCTTGCTTGATCTTGCGAATG GTATAGCACCTGATGCTAAACAAGATGATCAACTGGAGTATAATGGCAGATTAGATCATCACGAAGAACAAAACACAACTAAGCAGTTTCTGATATCATCATATAAAAAGAACCTATACCCTGCATTGAAGGCAGAGATTCAGCAAAGTCAAAAAGACCCAgctgttctttcttcttcttcaagaacATCATCATCCAGAG GTAGTCGAGATTACGAATGGACTACCAGCTGGTGGGAGCAATTCAAGGTTTTGCTTCTGAGGGGTTTGAAAGAGAGAAAGCATGAATCTTTCTCGGGTTTAAGGATATTCCAAGTCATGTCGGTTGCAATTCTCTCAGGCCTTTGTTGGTGGCACTCAGACACTTCACATTTGCAAGACCAG GTTGgacttctctttttcttctccatatTCTGGGGCTTCTTCCCACTGTTCAATGCCATATTTGCCTTCCCTATGGAGCGACCAATGCTAAGAAAGGAACGTTCCTCTGGCATGTATCGTCTCTCTTCCTATTACTTTGCCAGAACCGTCGGTGATTTGCCAATGGAGCTTGTGCTTCCCACTGTGTTTGTGACGGTTGCTTATTGGATGGGGGGTCTCAAGCCTTCACTAGTCACATATGGACTAACCCTCTTCATAGTTCTTTACAATGTGCTAGTCTCACAAGGCCTTGGACTAGCACTAGGTGCAATTCTAATGGATGTGAAACAGGGGACAACTCTGGCTTCAGTGACCATGTTGGTGTTTTTACTAGTAGGAGGATACTACATTCAGCACATTCCAGGTTTCATAGCTTGGTTGAAGTATATTTCTTTCAGTCATTACTGTTATAAGCTTCTTCTGGGAGTTCAATACTCGGTGAATGAAGTTTATGAGTGTGATCTGGGGGTGCGTTGCAGGGTACTTGACTATCCTGCTGTTAAGTTTATGGGTCTTGATGGTTTGTGGTCTGATGTTGCTGCTTTGGGTGTAATGCTGGTGGGTTATAGGGTTCTTGCGTATGTCGCTTTGAGGATGGGGCAACCTCACTGA